The Telopea speciosissima isolate NSW1024214 ecotype Mountain lineage chromosome 11, Tspe_v1, whole genome shotgun sequence genome includes the window ttattgtatttctttatcttcggacaatctcccctaaaatgtcctggtttcctacactcataaaaaacaatgtcttttgaagaagaaacattattttctttaagagcatttttacattttttatctCCTAAGAGTCTTCTCTTGTTAAGTGTggctttgcctttgttcttcagaaactttgagaacttctttgagagatattcgaTCTCGTCATCAGATAGTTCTTTTTCATCATCACTTATTTCATAGTATGATTTGAAcgctacaaccttcttctttggttcttttggttcaatctccttggtgtcttgtttgagctccatctcatgagtttggagtgatcccaacagttCATCCAAGCTTAGCTTGTCGATGTCCTTGGATTCTTTGATtgttgtagtcttgggtctccattcctttgagagagatcttaGAATCATTTGaacgttctcaccattggagtaaaccttacctaatcctttcaacttgttcacgatatcagtaaatcgagtaaacatggcatatatatcttcatcatttttcattttaaacaattcatattcattcactaacatgtcaatcttagattgcttaacttcagaggtaccttcataggttactaaaagtttatcaaacatctccttggcggagtcacacatgcatgtcctattatactccttttctcctaaggCACATTGGAGATAGCTTATagcaacatagttgagttgcatttTAGCCttttcagctggggtccattcttctttgggcttgtctatggtattaggtccattctctataacttcccatgcgtcaatgttattgacacacacgaagttcttgaagcgattcttccaataggagaatccttcatctTTAAAGAAGGGAGGTCTAGTAATGGTGTATCCCTCAATCCTTCGATTGCTAGAGGATCCCATGATCTTTAACTCTTAATTGGATTGAAAAACAATCAcagtcttgagctcccgctctgataccaaatgtgaattcacctagaggggggggtaaataggtgaaggttgaaaaaaattttaaaacttatgtgaaaattaaaacaaattaccAATGTAAAGACCAAcaataaacaaagcaataatTCAAAGAGTGACATatgagatttatagtggtttggccaatacttgcctacgtccactcctctcaccttagagagaatttcactaaattgaatcttgagtaagagcaaaaggatcgtacaaatcttgattaagagcaagagaactcaactactcttgattccaagcaagatgactcaaccaatcttgattccgagcaagaggactcactactcttgattccgagcaagaggactccttctcttgatttcgagcaagaggactcaaccacaactttaaacaaagtaaaatgAACTAATAattagtttaggattacctcaaactttagtagaataggtgctacctttcaatctatgcaacttgaatgcaaatgtgtatgaagggagcaagagtgagattgaacttctttgatccTCTTTGATCTTAAGTatataatctcactagggagtaattgatcttttagagctcttgattgtatataattgttgtgtttagaacactaatcaagacggtatttataggctagaggcctaggaccaattaggaatccaattaacatTCGGATTCCatagtctataaataatccggtatgctggatgggaatctgatatgccggatcacctaacttCCATTTAAAACACAGGAGTAACGGTTATATCATAACAGTaatacactgatccggtatgctggattatgatccggtatgccggttcaggatccggtatgctggattacaatctGGCGTACTCCGGAAGGCTATTGTGAGCATTTTCTTGAGATCAACAgttgatccggtataccgtttcatgatccggtatgctggatcataaaatttttgctgacattattaagtcctttattgaaCTAACTTGGGTCGATTCCATTCGACAAGTCCGGGCCAATTTCTTTGGTCTTAGTCCAAGTGAGAAGTGTCTAAAataacctcctagggtcacactacatgtatgcatgcgtgagtgtgtgtattacatatggactttaacaaatgaatttacaacttagtacaattctaagtcttcaaacttcttcaagtcttgaacttcacttttTTACATCggtatcttcaaagtgagttcctctaacttgtcttgatctttgccTTCAAaagttgttctccattcttcatgattctttgatgtcttcaAAGATTGGACAATTTCAATTTgttttgagcatcaatctcttgaattgagtgctccccctcacttgatgctctgctcttatctatgcatcttttagacaagagttagaacaactaacttatttgttatcatcaaaaccataatgggtgatgtgtggaatttaccccaacataGCGGCCTATGTCCTTGGGGAGACTCCCGACTATGACCTGTCTTGGTTTTTCGGGCAATGTGCCACCGATCACTGTAGATGCTAGGGTAGTTGCCATTCCCAGTGGGGAGGGTGCTACTCCCCCCGAGGAGGGCGCTGCTCTTCCCGAGGAGGGTGTGGCTCATCCGTCGGAGGCTGATATGGCCTCTCCCCTAGAGGAGGTTGTGACTCCCCTAGAGGAGAGTGCGACTCTTCCTTGACTCTGCTCTTTTTGTTTATTGGATGTTAAACCTGGAACTTTGAACTTGGCTTTGTAATTATTGTTGCTTCCTTCGCATTATctacttttgatttttgtgGTTGAGTCCTCGCCTCGTTTGTGCATTGTTGTTCATCGTTTGTGCATATAGCTGACAGGCCTTGGTGGCTttgcgccttggtggttatTAGACCTTGATGGCCTCACGCCTTGGTGGTcgttagaccttggtggccttacgccttggtggtcattagacctcaGTGGCCTTGCACCTTGATTGTCcttagaccttggtggctttatgccttggtggtccccgaccttggtggccttacgccttggtggtcgtTGGACCTTGGTGCTTGAAAGTGTTCGACTAACGGCCGAGAGGTAGACGGATGTAGCCCAGAACAAAATATttacttcaaacttcaaaaaattttaaataatccTTAAAAATAGAATGCTACTATTGTAATGCTGTAATGCGAACTACTATGGCTAAAAGTCGACTACTGCTACtctactgatagtacttcttcagatgctCTGAGTTCCAGGCTCgatctaccttcttgccccccagagttttcaagcggtaggtccctggccGTATCTACTTGAAaattatgtagggtccttcccagtttgctaATAGCTTCCCCTCCTTTTTGGGTTGTGACGCTCTAGCCCTCCTTAGAACTAGGTCACCCTGGTGGAAAAGCCTCTCTCTGACTCTGGCATTATAGTATTTGGCCATTCGCTGCTGGTATGCCACGTTCCTGAGCAGTGCCTTCTCGAGGACCTCGTCCAGGAAATCTAAGTTTGCCCAGAACCCGTCATCGTATGTGCGTTGGTTGAAGAGTAGGACTCTATGGGACATGGCAAGGACTTCTACTGGTGCCAAGGCCTCGGTACCATATGCCAatcggaatgggctctctcttgTGGGCATCCTTACTATTGTTCGGTACACCATAGGATACTTAAAAGTTCCTCGACCCATTTGTCTTTGGCTCCCTCTAACCTTTTCTTGACTCCCTCGAGCAATGTTCTGTtagtcacctccacctgaccattggcatGTGGGTAGGCTACTGAGACAGGCCGATAATCAATGTTTTAGGATTGGCAGAAAGCCTAAAACTTTGGATTGTTGAACTGCTTCCTGCTGTCCAAGACTAGGATTCTTGGTACCCCGAACATGTAGATTACCTCATCGCGAACAAATCTCTCCAACTTATTCTCTATTATCTTCGCCAGTGGTTTAGCCTCAACCCATTTgttgaagtagtcgatggcaactaccaggtactttctgttccCAGATGCTGCGGTGAAGTCACctaggatgtccatcccccataTGGCGAGCGATATGGGGTTAAGGATGGAGGTCAATTTTGTGGCGGGCAGATGGGGTATCGGGGTGAACAATTGGCATTGCTCGTAAGTTTTGGCATACTGtatggcttcttcttgcattcgtggccagtagaaCCCCTGGCAgaggactttgtaggctagTGCTCGCCCTCCCATATGGCTTCCGCATATCCCCTCGTGGACCTCTGCCAGGGCGtacttggctcccttgggtcctaggcacctgaGTAATGGTACAGTGACCGCCTTCTTGTATAGTACCCCGTCAATGACCGTGTGCTTTGCTGCCCGCATCCTTATCTTTTTGGCCTTGACCTTGTCTCTTGGTAGTACGTCATTTTGTAGGTAATTGactatagggtccatccagcttggcccCTCCTCGATCTCTTTGACTTGCTTCTCCCGGTACATTGGCTCATGCAGTATTTTGACGTATACGACACTGCCCAAGTTCCAGAGTTCGTTGTTTGCTAGCCTGGATAGGATGTCGGCTGCGATGTTCTCGACCCTCggtactcgaaccatctcgaacttcgcAAACTCCTCAATCATCTCTcaagcacgtgctaggtatgctGTCATGCACTCATCTTTTGCTCATACTCCCCATTCACCTGATTTACTATGAGCTGGGATTCACTCCGGATGGGTAGTTGAGTGACTTAGATGGCTTTGGCCACttggagtccagctagtagtgcttcgtattTTACTTCGttgttggatgcttggaaggtgaatcagaGGGCGTATTGGATTCTAAAACCCTCGGGACTGGcgagtatgaagccagccccacttcctgcCGCACTACTCAAATcgtccacgaacatctcccacaaCCCACGGtcatgctcctctggttcctctgcttctgGCTCGACCTCTGATAGGGTGCACTAGGCGACAAAGTCCGCCAGGGCCTGACCTTTGATGGCCGTCCGAGGTTGGAatttgatgtcatgctcacttacctctaccgcccaggtgatcaatcGTCCAGAGACGTCTGGTttgtgcagtaccttcttcagtGGTAGGTTTGTGAGTACCACGACCGTGTGCGCCTGGAAGTATGACCTTAGCTTCCTTGCCGCGATCACgagtgcataggctaccttcttaatttttatgtacctggtctctgcgtCCATCAAGACATGACTAACATAGTAGATAGGCCTCTACAGAGAAGGAGCTCGTCCGATCTATGGCTTTGGATCACCCTAACACCATGGCGAAGGTATTGTAGAGATGTTATCAGTTTGCGAACATGGTTAACGTCCTGGAGGCTAGAAAGACAGTGGACCAAGAatccaagagaagaagaaatcttcATCGGAGAAGGATGACCGAAGGAACGGGGAAAAGAAGCAAAGGTCTAATCGATCGAAGGCTAAGAGAAGGGCCAGAAGCTCTGAGTATACACTGCTGAACACTTCCCAAACAAAAATCCTGATGCAGATTCAAGACCAAGGACTTCTTCAGTAGCCCATGCCCATGTATTCAATGCCCATAGAAATAAATTCAAAGAAATATTATCGATTCCACAGAGATAGCGGACACGACACAGAATTCAGCCCCTAAAGGAGGACACAAAAAACCCTAGGACCAACCGGGGGGCTCTAGCAAAGAAGGCAGAAGAGCATTGTTCAAATCCTGAAGCTAACCGGCCAATGGGTGCTAACATTCTCACCATCTTTGGAGGACCTGGCCAGGAGTCAATCAGGAAGGTGAAAGCCCACGCTCGATTTGTTATAGCAGAAGTGCAAAGCAAGAGAGTAAAGCCAAACCCCGCCATCGTATTCACAGACAAAGACCTCGGAGGATTGAGCTTTCCGCACGACGATGTAGTGATCAAATAGGCGGTAATTGCCAAGTGAACGGTTCATCGAATGCTGGCGAACACTGGAGCATCCGTGGACATCTTATCATATGATGCCTACAAGCAGTTCGGGTTCGAGGAAGAGAAGCTTCAACACAAAGTTACGTCTTTATATGGTTTTTCAGGTTCCGCTACTAACATTGGAGGATCAATCAAGCTGCCCCTCATGGTAGGAGAGGCACCCAAGGACTTAACCGTCATGGTTAACTTCATGGTGGTCAAAGTCAGCACAGTTTTCAATGCCATCCTAGGGTGACCGAGCCTCAACCTGATGGATGCGGTGGTATCTACGAAGCACCTCAAGGTGAAGTTCTCAACACTGCatggcatatgagaatgccaaATAGAGCAGAAAAAATCAAGAGAATGCTACGCAGCATTCATGAAGCAGACGAGAGGTAATTGCCGAGGCATACCCTGACCCTGACCATGGAGATCAGCAACAACAGAGACGAAGCGAAAGAGCAGCGGGGAGAATTGGTGGAGGACCTTGTAAAGATCGTGCTATGTGATTCAAATCTAGATCAAACGGCCCAAGTCGGAGCTCTGCTAGGGGGAAGGTAAAGGGAGGATATGATAGCATTCCTTCGAAGTAATGTCAATGTGTTTGCCTAGAGAAAAAGGGGTTCCACTATGGAATAAGGGACATTCATCAGGATTTCTAGGAAAGTTTGGGATAGACACAGAAGGATTTCAAAGGTTAGGACCTACTGTAAAATGATTAGAGCTGAGGAACAACTACCTCCAAGTTGAATGTGGAAGCAAGCGAATTATGCTTCACTTACATACGTCCTGTTATTGATTTTGCTCCCTTAAATGATTGGGTTGTGTGACGCACATTTGCTGAGGATATGACTGCAACTTAGTAGAAGGAAAGAATAAGGAACAGAATGAAATGGATTCTCATGGAAgaagatgtgaagaggggtttAAACCTTTGGCGGTTCAAGAAAAAGGGGGCTACAATTACGTTTCTAGGGAAACGACGAAGAAAGCTGCCAAAATGTACTTGAAAGAAGGGGGTGATGTCATGTGGCACCAATGACTTCTATCAAATCACTTGAAGACGTCCTTTCAAATACGAAAAGTTCAAATTTTAAACCCCCAAATGAGAATGTGATGACCATTTGCTCAATCAGAATATTCCTCAATCCTTATTGAACTATATAACTTCGTTCAAAgggattgtgaggggcattgtttgtaCCCTATTTTTTGCCACAAAGCATAGCCAATAAAACCTGGACCCAAAATGACATAGGCTAAGAAGTGACAAAAACATAATGACCGATCGATCCCAACTTGGTCAAGACAAGTAAGCGCGGTTATCCATACCATGATCAAGACAGTTAAGATCGGTCTATGAGTCTATCACATTCCAATACAGACGGTTGTAGCTTGTCATTGAAGAAGTTATAACTGCTGCAGGGAGAACGTGGAAACAACCAATTTGCAAACCGTTCGTACTAAGTATAAATATGAAGGATAAAGATGCATAAAAGACTTTTCATCAAAATCATATCTGAATTACTTATCTTTTACCTTTTTTCTTAACATTAGGAGTAAGAGTAAGACTAGTGCAATCTTAGGATCTTAGTGTAACAATCCATCTCAGGGATCACTCATACGTGCACAGTCGTTCAAGTGACCAATCAGTTCAATTTCATTCCTCAGTTACTTTTGTTCATGTGGTTTCTCTTCCTCAAATCTTCTTGGCATTACAGTTCGTGTTCACTAAAAGTCCTTAGTTGAGGCAGGAGGACAACTCACATTCTCCTGGTAGAAGTCAGACCGACATTCTTCATCAATTATATCCCTTGGGTCCTGGTCACTCTGGCACGCCCGTGCTTCCAACAACCAGTCTGTGATCAATATTGTGACCAACACTTCCTAAGTGAGCCAGGCAGGTTCCACTGCCGCTGCACATTATTAACATTTTCCCTACAAAAAGAATACGAAAGAAGATTAGAACAAATATATATTGCTTCAATGTAactggagaaaaaaaaataaactaagctAATGATCCAAAGTTACATCACTAAGCTGAATTATTAGCTTGGCATATTAGAAAGGCACAAACCCCGTATTGAAGATGCATGGGTCTTGATGGATTGATGATTGGATCGACAATAGTCACTCTTGGATACTAGTTTTGCAGGATAGCGTGCAGCATGCACTGTTGGAAATTAATATGAAACAGACGTCGGAAGAATTAATATGTGAAGTTTATTGGGAACCATGAAAATTGTCAATAAACATTGTCTTTTATTGGATGTTGGTGGGGACCAATGGAGAAAAATATGCTACCCCCACTTTGTCATCGATTATAtaggatttggctcctgtcctgcagaggtgggagctggagcgtccaacccagctaaacgacagcaaaaacaggggtggggtggtcatttcacaggtgggtcccagGTGGGCCCCatgtgtgaaatgaccaccccacccccctgTTTTTAGGTGGTTTTCATGGGTTGAACGAtctagctcccgccactgcaggacaggagccaaatcagATTATATATGCATACTAGTCAATTTAAAAGACAAACAGatatcttctctcttcatcctaCACTGGTTCAGTAATGGCTCCTACTACACCAAGACTAGTAGTTCCCATAGACCTGACAAAGAAGCCATGGGAGCAGAAGGTACCTCTTCACAACCGTTGGCACCCAGATATACTCCCTGTTGCAGATGTTACAGAAGGTGAGGTGTTTAGAGTTGAGATGGTAGACTGTAGAGGAGGAGCCGTTGGAGACAATGATACTGCTCTTGATTTAAACGCCACAGATCTCTTTGCTGTAAgtatgaggttttttttttttcttttgaaaattttgcaatTGTTGTCAGACCAAAATAGTGATGAAGTGGGCATAGCTTGAGCTTGTTTAGTTAAGAAAGCttttgaacaaaaaatcagTTGGGGGGAGATCCGAGACTTCCAAAGTTCCATGACAACCAAATTCACAATAAACTAAAATTTCTTCAAGATCTCTTAGTTCTCCTAAACTATACTCTTTAGGCATATGTATCTGTGAGGGCTGTTCATACAAGTATGATAGGGTACAGTTATATGAGAAATATAAGCCTCTGAACTTCGGCAGCTTGTGCAAGCTTCTGCTTTGGAAATCTTAGTAAGTCGCTAAGAAGTTGTCTTGTCATTAATCGTAACCATAAAAAAAGAATTCGACGAATCCATCATCAGTTATGCCACTTACTTATCGATGATAACATAATTTAAAGTTCTTAGACctattcttcatgttcctagtATATTtatttaagggtaaattacagatcacctCTTGGATTTCaattgaaactcagatcaccccttgatttttgaaaaaactcaaatcaccccttggtttagatcccaaaatgacaaattagtccctacaattttatgctgttaagtgatgatgtcagccagttaaataaatttaaatccctaaactacccttgaccaatgttaaagatgaaagaagggtagtattgtaaattttaattataatgtttgaatacaagggtaaaatagttctttcacaccaataactaacaacagactaacaccattactgtagagggggacatttgagttttttcaaaaaccagggggtgatctgagtttcgattgaaaaccaaggggtgatctgtaatttaccctttagtTAATTTCAATTGACACCATGACCTAcacatatatattataaaaatgaTATATTATAGATCATTGCAACTTCTTCATATGgcacattattattattattattattattattattatttccaCCCTGTCCCCAATAAGAATCTTAGTAATCATGGCCCATTCGAAACTGGTCTAGGTGCACTATCTCAGCGGACCCATTCGAGTGCTAGACAAAGTGGGTGTGGCAGCTAAGCCAGGTGATCTTCTTGCAGTTGAAATCTGCAACTTGGGTCTTCTTTTGGGATCTGAATGGGGTTATACAGCATCACATGACAGAGAACATGGCGGTAGTTTTCTGACCGATCATTTCCCTTCCGCAACAAAAGCTATTTGGTATTTTGATGGGATCTATGCCCACTCCCCTCAGATACCTGGTaatttctctttcctattttccaTTTCCCTTAAACACACAGTTgacttataataaaaaataaaataaaaaaaaaactcccgaGTGTTTTCTGGACTGGTTCAATATGTGTCAGATATTATATATGATACCCCTGCATGTTATCTCATCTTGGCAGGTGTACGATTTCCTGGTATCCCTCACCCTGGACTTATTGGCACTGCACCGTCAATGGAACTCCTAAATATATggaatgaaagggaaagagaacttGTAGAAAAAGGCCACAAGTCTATGACATTGTCTGAGGTCCTGCACCAACGACCATTTGCGTTGCTGCCAACACCAGAAAGTTGTTTTCTTGGAAAGGTATGATTCACTGTCTTAATTAACGGACAACATTTAGGATTACCTGAACGATGTCGCGAGCACAGCGGAGATGGATCGAAAAGTTCTTGATTGACAGTTAAACGTATACCTTGCGAATGGAGAGAACTCGTATAGTCTAACTCGATAAGTGATCGCAACAGATGTGATCTTCCATAGTCCAGATCTAAGAGCAGTGATGGAAGCACTTGAGATGCACTCATGCAAAAggggagaggaagaaaaagacttAAAAGAGATTTTGCGCACCCACACAAGGGAAGTGGTTGTTGGTCTCTTATATCTACAGCCTACTTCCACTCTCTCTTTACATGTCTGAGTACGAGTAGGAGACTAGAAGTGGCCCCATATGGGCACATGGAtcggttgaaatctgatttgcTAACACACTGCATACTAAGGcaaatctttatttattttgacaaaaaaaattatcaggTCTTATGTTATAAGAGCCCATactaagtagggatgtaaacggatcggattcaactcggatagtgctatatccacatccgaatccgattagctttcggacggatccggatagtgctaaatggatacggacacggacggatcggatattttatccgtttacatgtaaatacagcttttcggatagctatagcctatccgtatctgcatccgtttagttttcggacggatttggatactgctaaacggatacggaaatggatttcggctattcatttacacccctaatacTAAGGCAAATGTTTATTTAGTCTCTTTGTTATTCTCCTTAAGATGTTTGTCCATGTGTAAAGTTGGGTATGCCAAAGCTAGACATGAGGGAGAGTGTCGAGCTGTTGAGAGTTTTAGAGTTCTAGTCCGAAACCGGTATGTTTAGGTCCTTAATTCCTTCATATACTTGAGGAACTCTCTGCACCTAATGTTTTTCGTTGGATTCATTAATCTCAACAAGCATAGACAACACATCTAATTAGACATGTCTGGTTTTCGTTGGATTCATTAATATCATatgggaaaacaaaaaacattctAACTATTTAGAAGCCATATGCAGATTGAAGAGGGAACACCTGAATGGGAAAAAATTGCAAAGGAGGGTGCAAGGACAATTCCTGGCAGAGAAAATGGAGGAAATTGTGATATCAAGAATCTCAGCA containing:
- the LOC122645564 gene encoding formamidase-like, yielding MAPTTPRLVVPIDLTKKPWEQKVPLHNRWHPDILPVADVTEGEVFRVEMVDCRGGAVGDNDTALDLNATDLFAVHYLSGPIRVLDKVGVAAKPGDLLAVEICNLGLLLGSEWGYTASHDREHGGSFLTDHFPSATKAIWYFDGIYAHSPQIPGVRFPGIPHPGLIGTAPSMELLNIWNERERELVEKGHKSMTLSEVLHQRPFALLPTPESCFLGKIEEGTPEWEKIAKEGARTIPGRENGGNCDIKNLSTGSKIYLPVFVDGANLSTGDMHFSQGDGEVSFCGAIEINGFLELKCEIIRNGMREYLTPMGPTPLHVSPIFEIGPVEPRFSEWLVFEGISVDESGRQHYLDASVAFKRAVLNAIDYISKFGYSREQVYLLLSACPCEGRISGIVDSPNACATLAVPTAIFDQDIRPKPGNVPVGPRVVRKSDVLKCTYDGKLPMTKNLSDKA